One window from the genome of Deinococcus malanensis encodes:
- a CDS encoding ATP-binding protein produces MKPVTLLSVKVQFEQDVVTARGRAKRLAHLLNLSPQVQTKFATAVSELARNALMYAGGGTVEFLLDVPDHRLHARVHDRGPGIPQVGAILEGNYVSSTGMGVGLAGTRRLMDSFAIKTHPGEGTEVLIGVLLPPGTSLAAHKLGSLTDALIRDVPSGPLEEVRAQNQELLRTMAELSTREEQLQVLNQELEDTNRGVVALYSDLESKAEQLREANHVKSMFLSYMSHEFRTPLNSILGLTRILLEQEDGQLSREQEKQVSLTQKAARELLEMVNDLLDTAKVEAGRTQVHVSTFTVSPLLATMRGLFQPLVSSSHVQLIFEDTSALPELRSDESKVGQILRNYIANALRCTAQGEVRVGARLAPESASIEFYVSDTGIGIAAEDLGRLFQDFTQVGPPMRQGQGTGLGLALARRLAELLGGRVDVSSSVGQGSCFSFTIPLIYQDTEIGLPVPSPVLARRGGEGIPLVLLIDDTESDRRLVGNLLRELGADVEEVDNGAVGLELAQTLAPNAAVLDLSMPGLSGVDVLRALRVQEETQTLPVVVVSAQAPDADLLGILNDLGATFVPKQSLYYEGREVLKQVIESLTNPEPGR; encoded by the coding sequence ATGAAACCGGTGACGCTGCTGTCGGTCAAAGTGCAGTTCGAGCAGGACGTAGTGACCGCCCGTGGACGGGCCAAACGCCTTGCACACCTGCTGAACCTCAGCCCACAGGTCCAGACCAAATTTGCGACCGCCGTGTCCGAACTGGCCCGCAACGCCCTGATGTATGCAGGGGGTGGAACCGTCGAGTTTCTCCTTGATGTTCCCGACCACCGGCTTCACGCGCGTGTTCACGACCGTGGCCCTGGTATCCCTCAGGTCGGGGCCATCCTGGAGGGGAATTATGTCTCATCGACTGGGATGGGGGTCGGGCTGGCAGGCACACGCCGGCTGATGGACAGTTTTGCGATCAAGACCCATCCCGGGGAGGGTACCGAAGTTCTTATCGGCGTGCTGTTGCCGCCGGGAACCTCTCTGGCTGCGCACAAGCTGGGGAGTCTGACTGATGCCCTGATCCGGGACGTGCCGTCCGGGCCTCTGGAGGAAGTGCGGGCTCAGAATCAGGAGTTGCTCCGGACGATGGCTGAGCTCTCCACACGTGAAGAGCAGCTTCAGGTGCTCAACCAGGAACTTGAAGACACCAACCGGGGAGTCGTCGCGCTGTACAGCGATCTGGAAAGTAAAGCGGAGCAGCTACGCGAAGCCAATCACGTCAAGTCCATGTTCCTCTCGTATATGAGTCACGAGTTCCGCACGCCCCTGAACTCAATTCTCGGCCTGACGAGAATTCTGCTTGAGCAGGAGGATGGCCAGCTGAGCCGTGAGCAGGAAAAACAGGTCTCACTCACGCAGAAAGCGGCGCGTGAACTGCTGGAGATGGTGAACGACCTGCTGGACACAGCCAAGGTGGAGGCGGGCAGAACACAGGTGCACGTCAGTACCTTCACCGTTTCGCCACTCCTGGCGACTATGCGGGGCCTGTTTCAGCCTCTGGTCAGTAGCTCTCACGTGCAGTTGATTTTCGAGGATACGTCGGCCCTGCCCGAGCTCCGCTCAGACGAAAGCAAGGTCGGGCAGATCCTGCGGAACTACATTGCCAATGCCCTGCGCTGTACAGCGCAGGGAGAGGTGCGAGTAGGAGCCCGGCTGGCTCCTGAAAGCGCGAGCATAGAATTCTACGTGTCCGACACCGGGATCGGCATTGCTGCTGAGGACCTTGGCCGCCTGTTTCAGGATTTCACGCAGGTCGGGCCGCCCATGCGGCAGGGCCAGGGCACGGGCCTGGGGCTCGCTCTGGCGCGGAGACTGGCGGAACTTCTGGGCGGCCGGGTTGACGTGAGCAGTAGCGTGGGGCAGGGGTCATGCTTTAGCTTCACGATTCCCCTGATCTATCAGGACACCGAAATTGGTCTCCCGGTTCCATCTCCTGTACTGGCCCGGCGTGGTGGTGAGGGAATCCCACTTGTTTTGCTGATTGACGACACTGAAAGCGACCGGCGGCTGGTCGGCAATCTGCTGCGGGAGCTGGGAGCAGATGTCGAGGAGGTGGACAATGGCGCGGTTGGCCTCGAGCTTGCGCAGACGCTGGCGCCCAACGCGGCAGTGCTTGATCTAAGCATGCCGGGCCTGTCCGGTGTGGACGTCCTCCGGGCCCTGCGAGTCCAGGAGGAGACGCAGACTTTGCCCGTGGTGGTGGTCAGCGCACAGGCTCCAGACGCTGACCTCCTGGGCATCCTAAATGACCTTGGGGCTACCTTCGTTCCTAAACAATCCCTCTATTACGAAGGGCGCGAAGTCCTGAAGCAGGTGATTGAGTCGCTGACAAATCCGGAGCCGGGACGATGA